A genome region from Erigeron canadensis isolate Cc75 chromosome 3, C_canadensis_v1, whole genome shotgun sequence includes the following:
- the LOC122594195 gene encoding E3 ubiquitin-protein ligase TRAIP, which produces MSGTCNESTTQQPFSKTICSICYEDLKPIVEDLQAISICGHVFHELCIQQWFEYCSKGKKKCPICNQTCSASHVGRLYFQSVGDTNDPKPSLKLRTHKDPEELQLECSRLEGKVTVLNSALKIRENDLKNIGDELSACKEQLKREEAHKNKALEENHRIIRSLDFKEQELNKSDLECIKLKERSMALAKELAEVKLALDHNLDMDEIVKYASLATQTHTRDNMNVLEKSLMSRNQQYKMLMAKYSILSSEKDLSCQNLREAEVEIKKLKSIIKEMDKANEDNDNEYLRSLKASKKSKGSSRIRNEALPTFTHTCTSQDTIKESDDHSRNAKRSRGLENESNKKDGAGSYIIIDDDAPEVSVSPEYDSISQPAKRATFDASYSSKPTHETSKQNGVPLPLHEIGQPNLMPNITNEASLPAYNSLEVGEFCFSAGLIGPDGRRRALGKWCKKGQNKGLNSSSLPSQVSGDLISVGADGRGGTIKVLKSQNQASFDSNGSSFPAKNLKFSAKTNSLQSRGCLQINHFFSKVDQ; this is translated from the exons CATACAACAGTGGTTTGAATACTGCTCAAAAGGGAAGAAGAAATGTCCTATATGTAACCAAACATGTTCAGCATCCCATGTGGGCCGGCTTTATTTTCAGTCAGTTGGTGACACTAATGACCCTAAGCCCTCCCTAAAACTTCGAACTCACAAAGATCCAGAGGAACTACAGTTGGAATGCAGTAGACTGGAGGGGAAGGTTACAGTGCTCAATTCTGCTTTGAAAATTCgagaaaatgatttaaaaaacaTTGGCGACGAG ctcTCTGCATGCAAGGAGCAGTTGAAGAGAGAAGAAGCACATAAAAATAAAGCTTTGGAAGAAAACCACAGAATTATTCGCTCACTAGACTTCAAAGAACAG GAACTTAATAAATCAGATCTGGAGTGCATTAAGTTGAAGGAGAGGAGTATGGCTTTAGCTAAAGAACTTGCCGAAGTCAAGCT GGCCTTAGATCATAATTTGGACATGGATGAAATTGTAAAATATGCTTCTTTGGCCACGCAAACTCATACCAGAGACAATATGAATGTTCTGGAAAAATCCTTGATGAGCCGCAACCA GCAGTATAAAATGCTAATGGCCAAGTACAGCATATTGTCAAGTGAAAAGGATCTTTCCTGTCAAAATCTTAGAGAAGCTGAAGTGGAGATAAAAAAGTTAAAG TCAATAATCAAAGAAATGGATAAAGCTAATGAAGATAATGACAATGAATATTTGAGATCCCTGAAAGCTTCAAAGAAATCAAAAGGCTCTTCAAGAATACGGAATGAAGCACTCCCTACTTTTACCCATACATGTACATCACAGGATACAATAAAGGAATCTGATGATCATTCTCGAAATGCCAAGCGGTCAAGAGGGTTGGAGAATGAGAGTAATAAAAAAGATGGTGCTGGCTCTTACATTATAATAGATGATGATGCACCtgaagtttcagtttcacctgAATATGATTCAATATCCCAGCCTGCTAAAAGGGCAACATTTGATGCTTCCTACTCATCAAAACCAACACATGAAACAAGTAAACAAAATGGTGTTCCTTTGCCTCTTCATGAGATCGGACAACCTAACCTCATGCCCAATATCACAAATGAAGCTTCTTTGCCAGCTTATAATTCTCTAGAAG TTGGAGAGTTTTGTTTCTCTGCTGGACTAATCGGTCCGGATGGAAGAAGAAGGGCCCTGGGAAAATGGTGCAAAAAGGGTCAGAATAAAGGATTAAATTCATCTTCACTACCAAGTCAAGTATCGGGTGATCTTATCTCTGTAGGAGCTGATGGGAGAGGTGGTACAATTAAAGTTCTCAAATCCCAGAATCAGGCCTCATTT GACTCCAATGGATCGTCATTTCCTGCTAAAAATTTGAAGTTCAGTGCCAAAACAAATAGCTTGCAGTCCCGTGGATGCTTGCAGATCAATCACTTTTTCAGTAAAGTAGATCAATAG
- the LOC122593320 gene encoding heavy metal-associated isoprenylated plant protein 39, which translates to MKKFILQLELYDEKDKRKAMKTVAALSGIDSITINMKEKNLTIVGTVDPISAVSKLRKTWPTYLVSVGPAKEPEKKEEPKKEEEKKEEPKKEENKEEGKKEEPKKEDAVKEEASKDEAPKEEAKKEEPKEGEEKKSVIPQEQFVGMLMPYKPYYPPMQTYYNYQPPHHHSIEENPNACVIC; encoded by the exons ATGAAG AAATTTATATTACAACTGGAGTTGTATGATGAGAAAGACAAGAGGAAGGCTATGAAGACTGTTGCAGCTCTTTCAG GAATCGATTCGATTACCATaaacatgaaagaaaagaaCTTGACCATAGTTGGAACCGTTGATCCAATAAGTGCTGTTAGCAAGCTACGAAAAACATGGCCTACGTATCTAGTGTCAGTAGGACCCGCTAAAGAGCCAGAAAAGAAAGAGGAgccaaagaaagaagaagagaaaaaagagGAGCCAAAGAAAGAGGAAAACAAAGAGGAAGGCAAGAAAGAGGAACCTAAAAAGGAAGACGCCGTGAAAGAGgaagcttcaaaagatgaagCTCCAAAGGAAGAGGCTAAAAAAGAGGAGCCTAAAGAAGGAGAAGAGAAGAAAAGTGTAATCCCACAAGAACAATTTGTGGGGATGCTTATGCCTTATAAACCATATTACCCTCCAATGCAAACTTACTATAACTATCAACCACCACATCACCATAGCATAGAGGAGAACCCAAATGCATGtgttatttgttga